GCCAGTGGAATTTGTGCGAAATGTGCCTGAATGAGCACGGTAATTGGAAGTGTAAATCAAGAATCCGATGTAACATCGAAGGCTGTAGAGTTCAGCACCATCCGTTGCTCCATGTTCCGGCGCAAGCCAAAAAGGGAGAAGCAACAGTCGTTAAATCTGTTTGTAATTCCCACAACGAATTCAGAAAAGCGTTTTTCTTTCGAATAGTTCCACTTACCCTGCACAACGGAAATCGCACTGTCGATACCTTTGGATTCTACGATGAAGGGTCATCACTGACCATAATGGAATCGTCATTAGCACGCCGCCTAGGAATAGAGGGAAAAAGGCATCCGCTGGAACTACAGTGGACTTCCGGTGTAACCCGGAACGAAAATTCATCCAAGCTCATTAAATGCAAGATCTCGAAGTTGGGAGATCCGAAACAACATTCTTTTACCGCACACACGGTTTCGAAACTTGAGCTACCGAAGCAAACCCTCTGCTACGACGAATTAGCTAATCGTTATGAACATCTGAAAGATATTCCAATCAGTTCATTTAACGATGCGCAGCCTGAAGTGCTTATTGGGTTAGATAACATTGACATTTTAACCCCAATCGAAAGTCGGCAAGGTCAACCTGGCGAACCTGTTGCCGTGAGATCATTGCTCGGATGGGCCATCTATGGGCCTAACGAGGCAGGAGATAGAAATGACAAGAACTCTGTACGAGTTAACTTCCATCACTGCGACGCAGATCAAGAACTTAACGACCTCATCCGACAACATTTCGTTCTGGAGGAACCCCAGAACCCGTTTGCGCCGATTCTTGAATCTGCCGAAGACAAGCGATGTAAAACGATCCTAGAGGAAACCACGGTGTTTCGTGACGGTGCATACGAAACTGGTTTGCTGTGGAAAGCAGATGAAGTGTGCTTCCCAGATAACCGGTACATGGCTGAGAGACGTCTGAAATGCCTAGAGAGCAAGCTGTCAAAAGACCCCGAACTCCAGGCTAACGTGCACCAACAAATACGAGATTATTTGACAAAAGGGTATGCCCATAAGGCAACCGAAGAAGAGTTGGCAGAAATTAGTGCTGAACGCGTCTGGTACCTCCCCCTGAATGTGGTGTCGCACCCGAAGAAACCGAACAAAAGACGGCTGGTGTGGGACGCGGCGGCCTCAGTGGGTGGAGTTTCCCTCAACAATCAACTGTTAAAAGGCCCGGATTTACTGGTCCCCCTGCATTCAGTGATATGCAAGTTCCGAGAGTGGCGCATCGGTTTTGGTGGCGACGTAAAGGAAATGTTCCACCAAATCCGAATAAGAGCAGCAGACAAAAACTACCAACGATTCCTGTTTCGATTCGACGCAACACAACCGCCCGACGTGTATATTATGGACGTCGCGACGTTCGGAGCGACGTGCTCGCCCTGTTCGGCGATTTACGTGTTGCACAAAATAGCGGACGAGTGTCGGGAGGATTTCCCGAAAGCTACTACAGCTATCAAGGAGAAAACGTATATGGACGATTATTTCGATAGCGCCCCCACTTCTGAGGAAGCAGCTGATCGAGCGATTCAGGTGAAAGGAGCCCTTACTCGGGCCGGATTCACCATGAGAAATTGGGTTAGCAACGATGAATCGGTGCTACAGGCAGTCGGAGAGATTTCGGAACAGAAATCGCTCTCACTTATCAGTGACATAGGAGGCGATAACATCGAGAGGGTCCTTGGACTGGAGTGGAACCCACGGCAGGATTGTTTCCAATTTCCTACCAGCCTACGTGGTGAGCTGGCGCCGTATGTTTGCGGCGAACGACGACCGACTAAGAGAATGGCTCTTCGATGTATTATGAGTCTTTTCGACCCATTGGGTCTTCTGTCCCCGTATACAATCCACGGGAAGATGCTGTTCCAAGATCTTTGGAGATGCGGCATACAATGGGATGATGACATTCCGGATGAAGCTTTCGAGAAATGGGTCCGATGGACAAAGCTTCTCCAAGAAATCAACAACCTTCAGATCCCCAGGTGCTACTGTGGTGGAGATCATGCTGGAGGGTACGAAACATTGCAGCTACATGTGTTCACCGATGCCAGTGAATTGGGCTACGGATGCGCGGCGTATTTCCGTGTCATCGAGGATGGAAAAGTGAAATGCTGCTTGGTGATGGCGAAGGCTAAGGTGGCCTCCCTCAAGGTGCAATCGATTCCCAGAAGAGAGCTTCAAGCCGCTGTGTTGGGTGCTAGGATGATGATAAACATTTGTTCTAGCCACACGGTGGAAATTAAGGAGAAATTTCTTTGGACGGACTCTACCACCGTCTTGTCCTGGATTAGATCTGACCACCGAAAATTCAAGCAATATGTAGCCGTTCGCATCGGAGAAATTCTGACCTTAACAGATTCGGATCAGTGGCGCTGGGTCCCTTCAAAAGAGAACATCGCTGACTGTTTGACCAAGTGGAATAAAGATACGGATCCAAAACCGGATGGTCGTTGGTTTAATGGCCCATTATTCCTGTACGAACCTGCTGATAGATGGCCACAACAGAAATCACCGAATGAAAGCACCAACGAAGAGTTGAGAACCCACTATCTTTTCCACCACATTGATATTCCCATTCAGCTAATTGACGTTGCTAGAATCTCTAAATGGACCATATTGGTACGCATACTGGCTACGGCTATGCGATTCATTTCGAATTGTCGTCGACGAAAGAAAGCATTGCCCATCGAGACGGTACCATCCGTAGAAAACGTGAAGCGATACATAATTCGAACTATCCCGAATATCGAAATACCATTGAAGCAATCCGAATACCAATCAGCCGAGAATATCCTTTGGCGATTGGCTCAAAGTGAGCACTACCCTGATGAGGTGAAGGTGCTGATATCAAATCGTGAAAGAGCTCTAGAggatttaatcaaaattgagaaatcTAGTTCCCTGTATCAACTCTCCCCGTTTGCTGACGAATTTGGTGTTATTAGAGTGGAAGGAAGAACCGTGAATGCGCAGTACGCGTCCTTCGATTCCCGATTTCCAGTAATTTTGCCCAGAGAGCATCTAGTTACCCAAAGGCTTTTGGAGCATTATCATCGAATTTTTGGACACGCAAACAGAGAGACAATTGTCAACGAAGTCCGTCAGCGTTTTCAGATTGCGAATCTGAGGTCCGCTGTTAACGAAGTATCGAAAAGCTGCCAGGTATGtaagattaaaaaatgtaaaccacATCCACCAAGAATGGCGCCATTGCCAGAGCAAAGATTGACACCGTATACCAGACCCTTTGCGTATACCGGTGTGGATTATCTCGGGCCGTTGGAGGTAACCGTTGGCAGGCGGAAGGAAAAGCGATATGTAGCAGTCTTCACATGCTTGGTAGTCCGTGCCGTTCACCTGGAGCTGGCGTACAGCTTAACGACGGATTCCTGCATAATGGCGATCAGGAGATTTGTGCGAAGAAGAGGTCCCCCACGCCAAATATTTTCCGACAACGGGACGAACTTTGTCGGTGCCGATCGCGAGCTTAAACGACAGATCAAGAGAATCAACGTCGACTGTTCCGACACATTCACCAACGCCCGAACAAGCTGGTTATTCAATCCGCCCTCCGCTCCCCACATGGGTGGAGTATGGGAGCGGATGGTGCGAAGCGTGAAAGAATCGATGAGAGCTCTCGACGACGGAAGGAAACTCAACGACGAGATTCTGCTGACGGTGTTGGCGGAAACAGAAGCTTTTATAAACTCTCGTCCACTGACGTACATGCCTCAAAGTTCGGCCGACTACGAAGCGTTGACACCCAACCACTTTTTGGGTAACTCCACGGGAGATCAGGACCCTATGCGTGATCCAATCAGTCTTAGCCAAGCACTACAAAGCAGTTACCTTCGTTCGCAGTATTTAGCTGATGCTACATGGGACAGATGGCTGAAGGAATACTTTCCTAATATGAACAAGCGGTCCAAGTGGTTCGAAGATGTGGTGTCGGTTAAATTTGGAGACCTGGTGTATATTGCGGAAGGCAGTCGGCGTACCTGGATCCGAGGAAGGATCGTGGAGCTAATCCCGAACAAGGATGGAAGGATCAGACGTGTTGCAGTACAAACGACATCTGGACGACTCGAGAGACCGGTGGCGAAGCTGGCCGTTATGGAGATAGGTAACGGTGAATCCGAGCAAGGTGATACGGAGGCCGTTCCGGATTCACGGGGTGGAGAATGTTCTGGCATCCCTGACGTCGCTGCATCTGAACAGACCTAACGGCCACGCTACGAACTGTCAAACCAGAAAACGGTTAGAAGTGAAAATTTGCGACGAACCAAGAAAGACAAGTGACGCTCTGcgtatattttataaattaacgaTAGTTTTAGTTGTTAAAGTTGTTTGTGCCATTCGTGAGTacctttttaaattgttgtgaacCTTTGACTAAATCtaactttttgtaatatttagcGCACATCGGTAAAAACCCGATCTAAGGCTGATACCACGCACAGTCGAGCATTCCTTTCAAAAGGGCCGATATAGgttagattttcttttattggtATCAGAATTATTTGTAATAATGCGCATTTTCTCGAACTCTAGGCCAGAAATCTATGCTCTCGATTATAACTTGGCATCAAAACACGGAAACTCCTCTTGTACTAAAGGAGACAaatgtaagaaacaaaaaatcctaTGTAAAACTATTTGCCCTAATAAACTCATTGTTTTTTAGCTTTGAGCTGCTCCTGCTCCTGCTCCAACTAGAGCTGCTGCGAGAACCTTTAGTGAATTATATTCCAACACCGGGagacaaaaaaacataagcgccaccatcaaatatGACGGTAGAAATGCAACTAAAACACAGTGAACACTGTTAGCAGAAAAAACTCATGTAAAGCATTTTTTATCACACTGTGGGACACATGTACTCAATTGAGTGTTTTAAAGCACAGCAATCAAAAGTCCCATTAACAATAACTGATTTTTGCACTCAAAAATCTTTAGTGTCAGAAATGAGGGTGTGGATTATTTTATGCGCAGCGCACAAAATAAGACTGCACACTTTAGAACTGTGAATTGTGACATTTGTGCCATATTTCAAATCAGTACctatttaaatcagtttttttttaatttttctactcGCTAACCGCTTTTTGTGACAGCAAAAGATTGCACAatatccaaatttcaaaaaaaaaaatatcagcctGATTGTTTCACTTCGAAGAAgactcaaaatttgcaaaactaataattaaataatattcttcaaaatttaacacgacACTTCAGGTAAAGTAAAAAGCCACAGTTTTATAAGTTGATCCAGCTGTTTCTATCATACAGCACTTTGAGTATTGGGTTTTTTCTAACTGATTTCCTTGCAGGCCATTTAGATAAATTTAGTTctatttacaaatttagtaaatGAAGTTAGCGGTACAcctcaggtgaaaatgaaaaatcttctcTAGCCAGTAGCtaaaaatagttgaaagatgaattttgaactggtCTCAGAGTTTAAAACCTCCTAGAAGTTTTAAACACTAACACtggttgaaattcaacatttcactatgttcttaaattataaattgttaaatattcttaaattattattttctttaaacacttttttcattcattgttgatttaaataatcaaattaaaaacattgtgaacgttaatgttttcattattattttaactgtttaagtttgagTTTTTTCACAATCGATGAATCTGAATGCGGTTAGCTCAATTTTACTGAGTCAGTAGCATTTGTTTCTGcaaagtttaataaatttacttcagagtgcattttgaataattttaaattgattgaaaacataTCAGAGTGCATCATGATCTGCACGCTCGGATCTTTAAACACAATTTGTGAGGaatgttgaccttttccgtCAACAGGTGGTGCTGATGTTTGTAGAAAGAATGTCTGTTGGAATTTATATGGAAAATGTCAAGAGCTGGGTATCTTTATATCTACTATCTttgcttagagttaagaaaaaggaatctcttcgaggaaacattagtttcattgagatcctccTGTaggtgtttgtgtttgtttaaaaaaaaagaagatctGACGAAGCATCAGATAGAAATTgcacggtgatggacatacgcgggagtaagacgaataagtcgtacagaaatcgataaaataaagtaaacaatacATTTTATCCTAAGGATAAACTTTGTCTGTGGATAAACTGTCTCTCTCACTTCTAAAAATGCGTATGGGGTGAAGGATGGGTCCAAATGGGCCTGTGTGACCATCACATAAACCTGACAGTAATATGCCCCATCCACAAGAAGgacgacaaattggactgtaaGAACTACCGATCGATCActgcctacaaagtgttgtcccgaagtGTTGtacctaacgccacaagcaaacagattcgtgggaagtcagcccttcatggagggacggtctacgacggaccagatcttcacactacGGCAAATTCCCCAAAAATGctgtgaacaccaagtccctacgcaccatctattcatcgactccAAAGCCGTGACGGGCTATGGAGAATCATGGACGAGTACGGCTTCTCCGGGAAGCTGACTgtactgatcaaggcgacgatggatggaacgcagttcTGTGTGCGGGTGTTTTgagtgaattgtcgagttcattcgaatcgcgcggGGGACTTAGACAAAGCcttggtctatcctgcatggtGGCGAgaagaaggtgttattcgacgagcgatGGGCGAAACGCGGGGTACGATTTTCGTCATATCCAGTCAACTTACCTGCTTTGTcgacgacattgatatagtcggcagatcatctgcgacGGTGGAGGAGAtttaccgcaaactgaaacgcggaGCAGGAAAATAGGGTTGCTGCCTAaaacgtccaagacgaagtacatgctggcctgcggatccgagaccgactgAGCCCGCTTGGCTAGTAATAACAAGGACACAATCGATTGCGACGagttggagatagtcgaagactttgtctatctcggcgcactggtgaccgcagacaatggcaccagccgtgagatcagGCGGCGAATGATTAGCGGAAATCGTGCCTGCTATGAACTCCAAAaccaactgcggtcgagaagacttagcccccGCACAAAATGTAACCTGTACACAACGCTCATTAGACGACtggttgtcctctacgggcacgagacgtggatattgctcgagaagg
This sequence is a window from Uranotaenia lowii strain MFRU-FL chromosome 3, ASM2978415v1, whole genome shotgun sequence. Protein-coding genes within it:
- the LOC129753532 gene encoding uncharacterized protein LOC129753532; amino-acid sequence: MIEVKETIRQLNSNKSAGNDGIAPELIKLEPDKFATPVDGPFTSRRLNEQVLTDFKTTGSFELLLLLLQLELLREPLVNYIPTSSKIFENPKDFEMVNSEEEIDCQDGFDCGGCNRPNSVERRMVSCDNCLGWWHLSCANQSPGVKDRPWRCTKCTPPSADPSESVNTADFSTPIVRSKAPHSSSTRIGRAEVENGARKKCAESNKDSSVRSAGKSVRSTTSSARIRTELELAKLVAEREIKSRRMREEMRFLEKERAIRLEELASEESFLKKKHQLEEKLVEESGSENVSESAPSGSQKAEEWLRNQLEENNNDPEEVFPRIVEPGNPNSVHSEPRSHSARIRVPIMNLIPEVPPPKQPINPFPQPVAFANLNIGPSAEQVLARQVWPRKLPAFAGEPEEWPIFFHSYETSNAACSFSDVENLVRLRESLRGAAREAVRTKLTFPDSVPKIMETLKRFYGRPEILVRNMLAKVRKLESPKSERLDSLIKFATAVQHFCDQLEAAGLRAHLSNPDLLSELVEKLPAHHQLAWVRYKRSFPEPTLKEFGQYMEELAEDACEVTTLVPPKPETAKYAKPSQKKEGHFHAHINSNANQEEYRQRKPCPICGGIDHRVRNCSKFQELNLDSRKRAVRQWNLCEMCLNEHGNWKCKSRIRCNIEGCRVQHHPLLHVPAQAKKGEATVVKSVCNSHNEFRKAFFFRIVPLTLHNGNRTVDTFGFYDEGSSLTIMESSLARRLGIEGKRHPLELQWTSGVTRNENSSKLIKCKISKLGDPKQHSFTAHTVSKLELPKQTLCYDELANRYEHLKDIPISSFNDAQPEVLIGLDNIDILTPIESRQGQPGEPVAVRSLLGWAIYGPNEAGDRNDKNSVRVNFHHCDADQELNDLIRQHFVLEEPQNPFAPILESAEDKRCKTILEETTVFRDGAYETGLLWKADEVCFPDNRYMAERRLKCLESKLSKDPELQANVHQQIRDYLTKGYAHKATEEELAEISAERVWYLPLNVVSHPKKPNKRRLVWDAAASVGGVSLNNQLLKGPDLLVPLHSVICKFREWRIGFGGDVKEMFHQIRIRAADKNYQRFLFRFDATQPPDVYIMDVATFGATCSPCSAIYVLHKIADECREDFPKATTAIKEKTYMDDYFDSAPTSEEAADRAIQVKGALTRAGFTMRNWVSNDESVLQAVGEISEQKSLSLISDIGGDNIERVLGLEWNPRQDCFQFPTSLRGELAPYVCGERRPTKRMALRCIMSLFDPLGLLSPYTIHGKMLFQDLWRCGIQWDDDIPDEAFEKWVRWTKLLQEINNLQIPRCYCGGDHAGGYETLQLHVFTDASELGYGCAAYFRVIEDGKVKCCLVMAKAKVASLKVQSIPRRELQAAVLGARMMINICSSHTVEIKEKFLWTDSTTVLSWIRSDHRKFKQYVAVRIGEILTLTDSDQWRWVPSKENIADCLTKWNKDTDPKPDGRWFNGPLFLYEPADRWPQQKSPNESTNEELRTHYLFHHIDIPIQLIDVARISKWTILVRILATAMRFISNCRRRKKALPIETVPSVENVKRYIIRTIPNIEIPLKQSEYQSAENILWRLAQSEHYPDEVKVLISNRERALEDLIKIEKSSSLYQLSPFADEFGVIRVEGRTVNAQYASFDSRFPVILPREHLVTQRLLEHYHRIFGHANRETIVNEVRQRFQIANLRSAVNEVSKSCQVCKIKKCKPHPPRMAPLPEQRLTPYTRPFAYTGVDYLGPLEVTVGRRKEKRYVAVFTCLVVRAVHLELAYSLTTDSCIMAIRRFVRRRGPPRQIFSDNGTNFVGADRELKRQIKRINVDCSDTFTNARTSWLFNPPSAPHMGGVWERMVRSVKESMRALDDGRKLNDEILLTVLAETEAFINSRPLTYMPQSSADYEALTPNHFLGNSTGDQDPMRDPISLSQALQSSYLRSQCGVG